A segment of the Halostagnicola larsenii XH-48 genome:
CGGTTCCGAGTCGACAGCACCACCGGTTTCGATCACCGTCGCCCGTTCGGTGAGCACCCGCTCGTCGTGTTGGTCCCGGTATTCAGTCTCGAGAACCGCGAATGTCATCGTTCCAGCCTGGTCTCCGTCTCGTTCGTACAGATCCGTCAGTGTCGTGGTCCCCGTCAGGATATCTCCGACGACGGCTGGTCGATCGTATTCATAGGCATGTTCCCCGTGAAGGATGTATTCGTCACGAAACCCGAGGTCGAAGCCGAGTCCGTCGACGTCAGCGGGTGTGTACCGTGGAAATGTCCCAACGCGCGTGTACGTGAGAGGCGCAGGAATCTCCCGGTATCCGAGCACTGTGGCGGCTGTTGACGAGTGAAAGACGGGATTCAGGTTCGTGATCGCCCGAGCGAATTCGGCTACTTTGCCGGCCTCGATCTGGAATCCCTCAACTGTCTTTCGCGAGTCACCGACCAACGCCTCGAGGTCCGAGAGCGGCTTAGTCGGCACGTCGTCCACCTCCGAGTGTCGATCGTGACGGCGCTCGAGCGGTACCCGCCATCGTCGAACGTAGGTCGCGAATCGTCCGTTGGCGTCTCATTTCCTCAGTCTTTTCCGACCGGACAGATAATACTACGGTTGCGAGCGAACCGACGCCGACGAACGATTATCGGCCGCACATTCACTCGTCGAGCGCGTCGATGCGTCGGTCCTCGTCGAAGCGCAATACGTTCTCGAGTTCGGTCTCGTCGACGTCCTCGAAGGCGTGACGAGCGATCGTCCGCCGGTGAACCTCGTCGGCCCCATCAACGATGCGAAACGCGCGGACGTGTTCGTAAAAGTGCGCCAACGGCAGATCCTTTCCGATCCCGTTTCCGCCACAACACTGGAGTGCGAGGTCGATACTGTCGTTCGTCACGTTTGCCGTGAACAGCTTCGCCATCGCGATTTCGATGCGCGCGTCGCTCCTGTCGAGTTCTCTCGCCGCGTGGCGACACATCGTCCGCGCCGCGTGGAGTCGCGTTTCCGCGTCCGCGATCCGGTGACGGAGCGCCTGTTTGTCCTCGAGCGTCGTGCCGAACGCCTCGCGTTCGCTGAGATAGGCTTTGGCGATTTCGAGCGCTCGTTCGGTCATCCCGGAGTAACGCATGCAGTGGGTAAGCCGACCGCCGCCGAGTCGCATCTGTGCGACCTGAAATCCTTCGTTTTCCGCACCGACCGTGTTTTCGACGGGTACGCGAACGTTCTCGTATTTAATTTCTGCGTGGCCGCCCGTTCGTTCAGTAATGGCGTGTCCGCCGAGGTGGGGAACGTTGCGGACGACGTTGACGCCGTCAGCGTCCGCAGGAACGAGGATGATCGAGGTACCTTCGTACGGGTGGGCCTCGAGATCCGTCCTCGCCATCACCAGGTAGAAATCGGCGTCGAGGCCATCTGTCGTCCACCACTTGTGCCCGTTTATCACCCACTCGTCGCCGTCTCGTATCGCCGTCGTCTGGAGCATTTTCGGGTCCGAGCCCCCGCCTTGCATCGGTTCGGTCATCGAAAATGCCGACGAAATTTCCCCTTGTACGAGCGGTCGGAGCCACTCTTCTTTCTGTTCTTCCGTTCCGACCATCTCGAGGGTGTGCATATTTCCTTCCTGGGGCGCGTTGGCTCTGATCGCGAGCGCACCGATGAGCGAGCGTCCAACCTGTTCGAACGACGGGAGCATGTCCCGGAAATCGAGTCCCTGTCCGCCGTATTCTTCGGGGACTTGCGGCGCGAAGAGGTCTCGATCCTTGGCCTGATCCCACAGCCCTTCTATTTCGTCGTCCGAAATCGGTTCGCCCGTCGCGAGCGCTTTTCGCTCGCGAGGAAGCACGACCTCCTCCATGAACGACGCTACTCGCCCCGCGACCGCGTTCGCCTTCTCGGAGTCGTGGTACTCCATAGCCCCCCCATTCAGTTCAATCATTGTAAATCTATAGCCTATTGTAGTAACCAGTGGTTACTAATACAGATTGTAGGTTAGAATTTGTAAATATCTCTTGAACCGGAACTCCTTCAGTATGTACTCAACCCAATTACAACCCTATCTGTGTAATATATGGTCGGTCGGTATTGACGTGACAGATTTTGACTGCCCTTTTATGTCCTGTACTGAATAACTGTTCAATTCGACCGAATGTATTTCATAACGTGGCATAAACACTCAAAACCACATACTACTCTAATGAACTATGGTATCCTTTGGAAGTATTAGGCGACAAAGGCGATTTGTCCTATATTTGCCTGCATATCGATCTCTGTAATACTTTAGAATTTAAAAGCAATATTTGTCACACTATGCCGTATTTAGCACGAACTATTTTCGACCGGTGTTTTGTGATAGTCTGTTTTCGACGGCGTTCGCGTAATCATCGGCTATAGTCCTGTTCTACCACGGGAGCTGGAAGACAGCCAACCGACAAGATGAATCGGAGTATCCGACCACGAACGGCGCTCCAATCGTCGACCACCTCATGCCGTTGTATGGTAATAAATAGCCATATTAAACCGGCAATTTTATAATGTATGTGTGTTACTCTCGGTCTATGTTCGGCAGTAGTGCCTGGGAGGATGACGATTCAATCTCGGAGGGGGCGGTCGAACCCGAAACGAAAACGATCGACGATATCGATCTGATCAAAAAGCGAGTTAGACCGACGGCGAAGTTTATCGCCGCGTTCACGATCGGCGCGTTCTTTTTCCTGTTTCCGATGGAATGGGAGGGCCAAACGACGATTCCACTGGACGTCGTCGTTTCGATCATCCAGTTGAAAATCCCGCTATTCGTCGATATACTCACGTTTTTGTTGATCGCCGCTGGCGGCCTCTTCACGACGCTCTCGATGGCCCATTACAGGGGCATAGTTTCGCTCGATCAGTCGACCGTCGATCGACTCGAGTTAGACTACTGGGAGACATCGAACGTTTTCTGGCTGTTTCGATTAGTGGGAATCGTCCTTGCGGTCCCGATTCTCTTCGAGTTCGGGCCGGCGTGGCTTCTCAGTGAGGACACCTCGGGTATCGTCTGGGGTTCGTTGTTGCTCACGATCGCGCTCGTTATCCCAATCGGTGCCATTTTCGTCAATCTGCTCGCCGAACTCGGCGGCCTCCAGTTCGTCGGAACGCTCGCACAGCCGGTGATGAAACCGATGTTCAACCTTCCCGGGCGGGCGGCACTCGACAGTGCCGCGTCGTGGGTCGGTTCGTTCAGTATCGGCTACTACCTGACCCGAAACGTGTTCGATCGCGGTGGGTACAACAAACGAGAAGTGTTCGTCATTTGTACCTGTTTCGCGACCGGAAACCTCGGAACGGTCGGAGCGATCGCTGCCGTGTTGGAGATTCTCGACGTGTTCCCCGTCGTCGTGGTGCTGTACCTGATCAGCGTGGTGGTTACGGCCGCTATTCTCGTGCGCGTGCCACCGCTCTCGACGATTCCGAACGAGTTCGTCGCGGAACCAGATCCCGAACCGGTGTTCACGGGCAGCGTTCGTGACTACTTCCGGTTCGCGTTCAACGAAGCGGTCAAATCGGCTGAAGAGGGCTCGTCGATTACGCGATCTGCCGTCGTCGGACTCATCGACGGGTTGAAGCTGACCGCGATGATGCTCGGGACGATTCTGACGATAGGTATGGGTGTCGTCTTGCTCAACGTGTACACGCCGTTCTTCGAAATCGTTGCCACGCCGCTCGTCCCCGTGATGAGTGCGTTTGGTATTCCCGATCCTCAACTGGCTGCTTCCTCGATCATCATCGGCGGGGCAGAAATGTTCATCGCCGCGACGCTGGTCGTCGGAGCCGACACGATTACGCAGGTGTTCATCGTGATCGTCGTGAGCTCACAGGCCATTTTCTTCGCCGCCTCCGCACCGATGATGGTCGATATGTTCGACGACGTCCCGATTCGATTCCGCGACCTGTTCGTTCTGTTCGTCCAGCGAACGATCGTCCTCGTGCCGATTGCGGCCGCATTGACCCACGCTGCGGCGGCTCTCGGATTACTCTAAGGCCCGTTCAGCGGTATTCGTTCAACGGATACGAATCGACCCGATTCTGTCGAATCGATGGAGAGGGAAAGACGTTAGGCAGAGCGGAACGAGTATTCGACAATGGCAACAGACACCAAGAAAATACACGCCGTCCAGCGAACGCTCGAGATCATTGAGGCTATCCGCGACCTCGAACCGGCGGGCGTTTCCGAAATCGCTCGGAACGTTTCGGTGTCGAAAAGTACGGTTCATACGCACCTGGTGACTCTCGCTGACGAGGGGTACCTCATCCGTGAGGACGACGAGTATCGATTAAGCTGTAAATTTTTGAGTATCGGCTCCGCGATCCAGGAGCGATTCAGCCTCTATCGGATGGCCAAACAGAACGTCGATGAACTGGCTCACGAGACTGGCGAATCGTCGAACCTGGTCGTCGAAGAGGACGGAAAAGGGACGTGTCTGTACGCGACGAACCCAAAGGATTCTCCCGACGTCTACATGTCCGCCGGGGAGCAAAACTACATCCACGCGACGGCAACGGGGAAGGCGATACTCGCCCATATGCCGGAGTCCGAGGTCGATGCGATCATCGATCGGCACGGACTTCCGAAGCTGACCGAACAGACGGTTACGTCGCGCGAAGCGTTGTTTTCTGAACTCGAGGAGATTCGAGATCGCGGGCTGTCCTTCGATCGCCAGGAGACGATTAACGGACTCTTCTGCATTGCAGCCCCGGTCGTCGTCGACGACCGCGCGATGGGTTCGATCAGCGTCTCGGGTCCCGTCAGTCGATTCACGACCGAGCCCCGAAAGGAACAGCTGTGTGAGGCGGTCGAGGAAATCGCCAACGTCGTCGAGTTACAGTTCGTCTTTTCCTGATGGCTTCGAGAGATCGTCCGATTCGATCGTTTCCCACACCCGAACGAAGCGTTGAGAAGGCCGAACGGATCGCCCTCGAGCGTGGTCGGTTCACCGACCTCGGGCGACAGCGCACCTTCCGATTGGATTACAACTATACAACTGTAATGGCGCATGAGGCGGTATCACACTCATTTCGATTCCGGAACCCGATTTTCGATCTTCTTAACACAGCAATACCGCCGCCGGAATACCGCAAATCGTTCCGGACAGCCAACGGAGTATCCTCCTCTGTCGAACAACCCTTCCCCACGAACAGCTGAGGTATCCGTTCCGCTGACAGAGCCCCTGATTTTTTCTATCGTTTGTAGGCTGTTCGAACGGATCGAACCCGCTGCTCGCCGCAGTTACCGTTCTCGATCCCCGACGACCACGACACGAGTCACCGAAGAGCGTATAGTCCTCTACGCGAGAGGTAAACTCACGCATGGTTAGAACAGCGTTCGAACTTCCCGACGTAGGCGAAGGCGTCGCCGAGGGTGAACTCGTCACCTGGCTCGTCGACACCGACGAACGGGTCGCCGAGGATCAGCCTATCGCTGAAGTCGAGACGGACAAGGCCCTGGTCGAAATCCCCGCCGCGTACGACGGCGTCATCGCGGAGCGGCGTGCCTCCGAAGGTGACGTCATTCAGGTTGGCGAGGTCTTCGTCGTATTCGATGTCGACGAGACGGACTCGGCGGAAGAATCGGCCTCGAGCACCGAATCGGCTCCCGAAACAGACCAGGTAGAGGAGCCGGAGCCATCGAATGGTACCGAGACAGCGATCGATGCTGATGCCGGACGCGGGGAATCCGGCGTCGCCGATTCCAGCGGTACTGCTGAATCGGATGTGACCGTCTCCGACGGGCGTGTTTTCGCCCCGCCGAGCGTTCGAGCCCTCGCCCGCGAAGAGGGTGTCGAACTGGCGGCGGTCCGGCGACAGGTCGGTGCGACGGACAGACGCCTCACCGAGTCCGACGTGTACGCCGTCGCGGACGGACGAGTGGAGTCGGAAGAACGCACTCCTCAGCGTGGTTCGGATTCGACGGAGGCACCTTCGGCGAAACAGGAATCGGACTCGTCGGCTCCCGATCGGGTCGAGAGTGAGTCCGCATCGATTCCGACCGACCGAACCGCAGACGCCGGTCGAGGACGCACGCTCGCGATGCCGGCGACCCGACGACTCGCACGCGAGAACGACGTCGATATCAACGACGTGCCTGCGAGCCAACGGCGAGACGGTGCCCCCTTCGTTACCCCAGACGATGTCGAGCAGTACGGCCAGGGTGACGCGTCGGCATCGACCGCGACCAGCGAGACGGAGACGAGCCCTGATACATCCGGTCAGCCCCGACCCGGCGCTCGAATCCCCTACACCGGTGTGCGCCGAACGATCGGCGAGAAAATGGCGACCTCGAAATACACGGCCCCGCACGTGAGTCATCACGACGAGGTCGACGTCTCCGAACTCGTCGAGGCGCGCAGCCGACTCAAACCGGAAGCACAAGCGCGAGAGACGAAGCTAACGTACATGCCGTTCGCGGTCAAAGCCGTCGTCGCGGGATTAAAGGAGGTTCCGGCGATCAACGCCGAACTGGACGAGGAAAACGAGGAGATCGTGCTCCACGACGAGTACAACATCGGGATCGCGGTGGCGAGCGATGCCGGGCTGATGGTGCCGGTGATCAAAAACGCGGATCAGAAAGGGCTGCTCGAGTTAGCCGACGAAATCTCTGATAAAGCCGCGCGGGCTCGAGACCGCTCGATCGGGCTCGAGGAGATGCAAGGTGGGACGTTTACGATAACGAACGTGGGCGCGGTCGGCGGTGAATATGCCTCACCGATCATCAACCACCCCGAAGCGGGCATTCTCGCACTCGGCTCCTTGAAGGAGCGCCCGTGGGCCGAGGACGGCGAGATTGTGGCTCGAGAGACGCTGCCGATTTCGATGTCGGTCGATCACCGGATCGTCGACGGCGCGGAGGCCGCACGGTTTACGAACGAGGTCAAGCGATACCTGAACAATCCCGAACTGCTGCTCTTAGAATAATGGTCATGGGAGACATTACGACGGCGACAGATGTACTGGTAATCGGCGGCGGCCCCGGCGGCTATGTGGCTGCGATCCGGGCGGCCCAACACGGTCTCGACACGACGCTCGTCGAGCGCGACGCCTACGGCGGTACCTGCCTGAACTACGGCTGTATTCCCTCCAAGGCGATGATCACCGCAACGGACATCGCCCACGACGCAGCGTCGGCCGAGGAGATGGGCATTCACGCCGACCCGTCGATCGACATGCGAGCGCTCGTCGAGTGGAAAGACGGCGTCGTCGACCAGCTCACCGGCGGCGTCGAGAAACTCTGCAAGGCTAATGGCGTCTCGCTGCTCGAGGGGACTGCAACGTTCGTCGATGAGGAGACGGTCCGGGTTGCCCACGGCGGCGAAGGCCAGGGGAGCGAATCCATCGAGTTCGAGCACGCGATCATCGCGACGGGAAGCCGGGCGATGTCGATCCCCGGTTTCGACTTCGCAGACGACCAAGTCTGGTCTTCACGTGAGGCGCTTGAAGCGGACGAAATTCCCGAGGAACTGGTCGTCGTGGGTGCCGGCTACATCGGGATGGAACTCTCGACGGTATTCGCGAAAGCCGGTGCGAATGTGACTGTGGTCGAAATGCTCGAGGACGCGCTGCCGACCTACGAGGACGACGTTGCACGCGTCGTCCGCGACCGGGCCGAGGAACTCGGGATCGACTTCGAGTTCGGTCTTGGCGCGAGCGAGTGGCGCGAGACAGACGACGGGATCGAAGTCGTCGCCGCGGATGAAGACGGCGAGAAGTCGGTCTTCGATGCGGATCGCGTGTTGGTCGCAGTCGGCCGGGAACCCGTGACCGACGCGCTCGAACTCGATGCATTGGGTCTCGAGACCGACGAGCGCGGCTTTCTGGAGACGGACGAGTTCACGCGAACCGACCTCGAGCACGTGTTAGCGGTAGGTGACGTCGCGGGTGAGCCGATGTTAGCGCACAAAGCCAGCGCCGAAGGGCTCGTCGCCGCGGGCGTCGCGGCCGGTGAGCCGGTAGCTCTCGACCACCAGGCGATTCCCGCGGCCGTCTTTACCGACCCTGAAATCGGGACGGTCGGGATGACCGAAGCTGAGGCCGACGAGGCTGGGTTCGACCCGGTTGTTGGAACGATGCCACTCAGGGCGAGCGGTCGAGCGCTCTCGATGGGCGAGTCGGACGGATTCGTCCGGATCGTCGCCGACGAGGAGACTGAGTTCGTTCTCGGCGCACAGATCGTGGCACCCGAGGCTTCAGAGCTCGTTGCTGAACTCGGGCTGGCGATCGAGATGGGCGCGAAACTCGAGGACATCGCGGGCACTATCCATACCCATCCGACGCTCTCGGAGGCGGTGATGGAGGCGGCTGAGAACGCACAGGGAAAAGCAATCCACACGCTGAACCGATAAAGACATTCAGTGCTCGAGCGTTTCTTCGATGGCCGCTTCGATTTTCGGGGGATGGGGGATGTAGTAGTCTTCCATCGAGAGGAGGGGGACGGGCACGTCGAAGCCGGTGACGCGGTTGACGGGTGCTTCGAGGTACATCAGGGCCTCATCGTTAATGGTGGCGATGACTTCGGCGCCGAAGCCGCCGGTTTTGGCCGCTTCGTGGACGACGACGCAGCGCCCGGTCTTTTCGACCGACTCGAGGACGGTTTCCTTGTCGAACGGCGAGATCGTCCGGAGATCGATCACCTCAGCGTCGACGCCCTCGAGGTTGTCGACCGCCTCGAGGGTGTTGTGCATCATGGCACCCCAGGAGACGACGGTGAGGTCCTCACCTTTTTGTCGCACCGCTGCCTCGCCGAGCGGTTCAGTATAGGAACCTTCGGGAACGTCTTCGCGGATGGAGCGATAGACGTGTTTGGGCTCCATGAACAGCACCGGGTCGGGATCGCGGATGGCGCTGATGAGCATGCCCTTCGCGTCGTGGGGGGTTGACGGGATCGCGAGTTTCAGTCCGGGGATGTGTCCGTAGGCCCCCTCGAGGCTTTCGGAGTGATGTTCTAATGCCCGTACACCGGCGCCGTAGGGGGTGCGGACGACCATCGGGGCGGTGAGTTCGCCACGGGTACGCCAGCGGATGCGACTGGCGTTCGTCACGAGCTGGTCGAACGCGGGCGGGAGAAAGCCCGAGAACTGAATTTCGGCGATGGGACGGTAGCCGTGGGTTGCGAGGCCGACGGCTGCGCCGACGATGGCGATCTCCGAAAGCGGCGTGTCGAGGACGCGCTCGGCGCCGAACTCCTCGAGCAGTCCCTCAGTGGCTCGAAAGACGCCGCCGGATTCGGCGACGTCCTGGCCGAAGACGACCGTCTTCTCGTCGGTGGTCATCTCTTCGTGCAGCGCGTCGTTGATGGCTTCGATGATTGTCGCGTTCATAGTAACTCACCCCTTCGGTCGTCGTTCGATGTGATCGTACATCTCGGGTCGCTCCTCGAGGAGTTCCTGGAATTCGTCGAGTTGGCGTTCGAGTTCCGGCGGCGTCTCCTCGTAGAGATGGGCGAAGATTTCTTCGATGCCGCGTTCTTCGAACGCATCGGCGGCGTCGACCGCCTCGGAGAACTCGGCTTCGACCTCCTCGCGGATCGCCTCCTCGTCGATTCCCTCCCAACGACCGGTCTCCTCGAGGAACGCCTGATACCGCTCGAGAGGATCCTGGTCGGCCCATTCTTCGACCTCCTCGTCGGAGCGGTATCGGGTCGGGTCGTCACTCGTCGTGTGGGCTCCACGTCGGTAGGTGACCGCTTCGACTAACACTGGATTGCCCTCGAGCGCGCGTTCTCGCGCCCTCGAGACGGCGTTGTAGACGGCCAACACGTCGTTACCGTCGACACGAATACCGTCGAGACCGTACGCGAGTGCCTTCTGTGCGATCGTTTTGGCGTTGGTCTGTCCGTCGAACGGCAGTGAGATCGCGTACTGATTGTTCTGGCAGAAGAACACGGCGGGGACGCCGAGCACGCCGGCGAAGTTCATACCCTCGTGGAAGGCCCCCGTTGACGTTGCGCCGTCACCGAGGTTCGCGAACGCGATCGCGTCTTCGTCCGCCAGTTGCATCCCCCAGGCTTTGCCGGTCGCGAGCGGAATGTGCGAGCCAATCGAAATCGCGAGACCGAAAATATTCGCTCCTTCCATGCGCGAGGCGTCTTCGATCCCGCGCCAGTACAGAAGCAGGTCGCGCATCGAGAGTCCGTGCATCAACAACGCGCCGGCCTCGCGTCCGTACGGGAAGATCCAGTCCTGATCGGCGAGCGCGAAGCCGCTGCCGATAATCGCGGCTTCCTGTCCCCGTCCGGAGGCGACCGTTCCGAGCTTACCCCGTCGTTGGAGTTTCGTGGCTCGATTGTCGTACACCCGCTGTAAGAGCATCCACCGGTAGAGATCACAAAGTGCCTCGTCGTCTAGGTCCGGAACCCGGTCCGAATCGAACGTCCCGTCCGGCCGTACCACCCGATAGGTCTCGATCTCGAGGTCGCCCTGTGAGAGGGAATCGACACCGACGTCTCCCGTCACAGGTGTGACTGACCGCGGACTGTTGTCCATGGTATACCCGAAATTGGCCTAATCAGTTTAATATTGTTGTTGGTAACGGCAATAATGTCCTGTTATTCTACGCCCATCGATTACCTGTAGGTCCCAACGCCAGCTCTCGCCTCATCAGTTTGTTCGACGATGTTCGTCTTGACCGATGTTTGCCCCGACAGACGTTCGTGCGTGCGTTAGTCCACAGAAAACTGAAAGCTCTTTGTCCCACTCACTATTTGACATGGTAATTCACCACAATCCTTATATCGAGTTGGCGGCAATACCTCGATATGCCATCACATAGCAGGAGGGCTGTCCTCAAGACTGGTGCAACAGCCACGGCAGTCGGTCTCGCGGGAGTAGCGGGTTGCCT
Coding sequences within it:
- a CDS encoding dihydrolipoamide acetyltransferase family protein, translating into MVRTAFELPDVGEGVAEGELVTWLVDTDERVAEDQPIAEVETDKALVEIPAAYDGVIAERRASEGDVIQVGEVFVVFDVDETDSAEESASSTESAPETDQVEEPEPSNGTETAIDADAGRGESGVADSSGTAESDVTVSDGRVFAPPSVRALAREEGVELAAVRRQVGATDRRLTESDVYAVADGRVESEERTPQRGSDSTEAPSAKQESDSSAPDRVESESASIPTDRTADAGRGRTLAMPATRRLARENDVDINDVPASQRRDGAPFVTPDDVEQYGQGDASASTATSETETSPDTSGQPRPGARIPYTGVRRTIGEKMATSKYTAPHVSHHDEVDVSELVEARSRLKPEAQARETKLTYMPFAVKAVVAGLKEVPAINAELDEENEEIVLHDEYNIGIAVASDAGLMVPVIKNADQKGLLELADEISDKAARARDRSIGLEEMQGGTFTITNVGAVGGEYASPIINHPEAGILALGSLKERPWAEDGEIVARETLPISMSVDHRIVDGAEAARFTNEVKRYLNNPELLLLE
- a CDS encoding acyl-CoA dehydrogenase family protein; translation: MEYHDSEKANAVAGRVASFMEEVVLPRERKALATGEPISDDEIEGLWDQAKDRDLFAPQVPEEYGGQGLDFRDMLPSFEQVGRSLIGALAIRANAPQEGNMHTLEMVGTEEQKEEWLRPLVQGEISSAFSMTEPMQGGGSDPKMLQTTAIRDGDEWVINGHKWWTTDGLDADFYLVMARTDLEAHPYEGTSIILVPADADGVNVVRNVPHLGGHAITERTGGHAEIKYENVRVPVENTVGAENEGFQVAQMRLGGGRLTHCMRYSGMTERALEIAKAYLSEREAFGTTLEDKQALRHRIADAETRLHAARTMCRHAARELDRSDARIEIAMAKLFTANVTNDSIDLALQCCGGNGIGKDLPLAHFYEHVRAFRIVDGADEVHRRTIARHAFEDVDETELENVLRFDEDRRIDALDE
- the lpdA gene encoding dihydrolipoyl dehydrogenase, coding for MVMGDITTATDVLVIGGGPGGYVAAIRAAQHGLDTTLVERDAYGGTCLNYGCIPSKAMITATDIAHDAASAEEMGIHADPSIDMRALVEWKDGVVDQLTGGVEKLCKANGVSLLEGTATFVDEETVRVAHGGEGQGSESIEFEHAIIATGSRAMSIPGFDFADDQVWSSREALEADEIPEELVVVGAGYIGMELSTVFAKAGANVTVVEMLEDALPTYEDDVARVVRDRAEELGIDFEFGLGASEWRETDDGIEVVAADEDGEKSVFDADRVLVAVGREPVTDALELDALGLETDERGFLETDEFTRTDLEHVLAVGDVAGEPMLAHKASAEGLVAAGVAAGEPVALDHQAIPAAVFTDPEIGTVGMTEAEADEAGFDPVVGTMPLRASGRALSMGESDGFVRIVADEETEFVLGAQIVAPEASELVAELGLAIEMGAKLEDIAGTIHTHPTLSEAVMEAAENAQGKAIHTLNR
- a CDS encoding IclR family transcriptional regulator, with protein sequence MATDTKKIHAVQRTLEIIEAIRDLEPAGVSEIARNVSVSKSTVHTHLVTLADEGYLIREDDEYRLSCKFLSIGSAIQERFSLYRMAKQNVDELAHETGESSNLVVEEDGKGTCLYATNPKDSPDVYMSAGEQNYIHATATGKAILAHMPESEVDAIIDRHGLPKLTEQTVTSREALFSELEEIRDRGLSFDRQETINGLFCIAAPVVVDDRAMGSISVSGPVSRFTTEPRKEQLCEAVEEIANVVELQFVFS
- a CDS encoding YjiH family protein is translated as MFGSSAWEDDDSISEGAVEPETKTIDDIDLIKKRVRPTAKFIAAFTIGAFFFLFPMEWEGQTTIPLDVVVSIIQLKIPLFVDILTFLLIAAGGLFTTLSMAHYRGIVSLDQSTVDRLELDYWETSNVFWLFRLVGIVLAVPILFEFGPAWLLSEDTSGIVWGSLLLTIALVIPIGAIFVNLLAELGGLQFVGTLAQPVMKPMFNLPGRAALDSAASWVGSFSIGYYLTRNVFDRGGYNKREVFVICTCFATGNLGTVGAIAAVLEILDVFPVVVVLYLISVVVTAAILVRVPPLSTIPNEFVAEPDPEPVFTGSVRDYFRFAFNEAVKSAEEGSSITRSAVVGLIDGLKLTAMMLGTILTIGMGVVLLNVYTPFFEIVATPLVPVMSAFGIPDPQLAASSIIIGGAEMFIAATLVVGADTITQVFIVIVVSSQAIFFAASAPMMVDMFDDVPIRFRDLFVLFVQRTIVLVPIAAALTHAAAALGLL
- the pdhA gene encoding pyruvate dehydrogenase (acetyl-transferring) E1 component subunit alpha — encoded protein: MDNSPRSVTPVTGDVGVDSLSQGDLEIETYRVVRPDGTFDSDRVPDLDDEALCDLYRWMLLQRVYDNRATKLQRRGKLGTVASGRGQEAAIIGSGFALADQDWIFPYGREAGALLMHGLSMRDLLLYWRGIEDASRMEGANIFGLAISIGSHIPLATGKAWGMQLADEDAIAFANLGDGATSTGAFHEGMNFAGVLGVPAVFFCQNNQYAISLPFDGQTNAKTIAQKALAYGLDGIRVDGNDVLAVYNAVSRARERALEGNPVLVEAVTYRRGAHTTSDDPTRYRSDEEVEEWADQDPLERYQAFLEETGRWEGIDEEAIREEVEAEFSEAVDAADAFEERGIEEIFAHLYEETPPELERQLDEFQELLEERPEMYDHIERRPKG
- a CDS encoding alpha-ketoacid dehydrogenase subunit beta, whose product is MNATIIEAINDALHEEMTTDEKTVVFGQDVAESGGVFRATEGLLEEFGAERVLDTPLSEIAIVGAAVGLATHGYRPIAEIQFSGFLPPAFDQLVTNASRIRWRTRGELTAPMVVRTPYGAGVRALEHHSESLEGAYGHIPGLKLAIPSTPHDAKGMLISAIRDPDPVLFMEPKHVYRSIREDVPEGSYTEPLGEAAVRQKGEDLTVVSWGAMMHNTLEAVDNLEGVDAEVIDLRTISPFDKETVLESVEKTGRCVVVHEAAKTGGFGAEVIATINDEALMYLEAPVNRVTGFDVPVPLLSMEDYYIPHPPKIEAAIEETLEH